One part of the Nitrospira defluvii genome encodes these proteins:
- the lpxD gene encoding UDP-3-O-(3-hydroxymyristoyl)glucosamine N-acyltransferase, with translation MSTARRRTPLTVRELHEYVGGELLGSPDATVTGVASFEQAGPDDLAFLTSERHLKSPQTVTIGALLVGRRLVDCPCPQIVVDNPAYAFARAAQQFFARPTRVRGIAEGVTRGDGVTIGADVSIWPGVTLGDRVSIGARVTLYPGVFIGDDSVIGDDSLLYPNVVIREGCRLGARVIVHSGSVIGSDGFGYVQYQGRHQKIPQLGGVVIEDDVELGANVAVDRATFGDTVIKRGSKIDNLVQIAHNVVVGEHNILVAQVGIAGSTTLGRYVMVGGQAGLADHLQIGDQVMIAAKSGVTRSLEPNQIVSGAPVMPHTTFLKAQAVIPQLPELRQRVRELEERLAALEQATKPATKPRKSRRK, from the coding sequence ATGAGCACGGCACGTAGGCGCACCCCGCTGACAGTCCGGGAATTGCACGAGTATGTCGGAGGTGAGCTGCTCGGTTCGCCGGATGCGACCGTCACCGGCGTCGCCAGCTTCGAGCAGGCGGGACCGGACGATCTGGCGTTCCTCACCTCCGAGCGCCATCTGAAATCTCCGCAGACGGTTACCATCGGCGCATTACTGGTCGGACGTCGCCTCGTGGACTGTCCCTGCCCGCAAATCGTGGTGGATAACCCCGCCTATGCCTTCGCACGAGCCGCCCAGCAGTTTTTTGCACGACCGACGCGCGTGCGCGGGATTGCGGAAGGCGTCACGCGCGGGGATGGCGTCACCATCGGAGCCGATGTCTCGATTTGGCCCGGCGTGACCTTGGGAGACCGGGTGTCCATCGGCGCCCGAGTGACACTCTATCCCGGGGTGTTCATTGGAGACGACAGCGTCATCGGAGACGACAGCCTCCTTTATCCCAATGTGGTCATCCGCGAAGGATGCCGGCTCGGCGCGCGTGTCATCGTCCACAGTGGATCGGTGATCGGCAGTGACGGCTTTGGGTATGTGCAATACCAGGGCCGTCACCAGAAAATTCCTCAGCTGGGCGGTGTCGTCATCGAAGACGACGTGGAATTGGGCGCCAACGTTGCCGTCGATCGCGCAACGTTCGGCGATACCGTGATCAAGCGCGGAAGCAAGATCGACAACCTCGTGCAAATCGCCCACAACGTGGTCGTCGGCGAACACAATATTCTGGTTGCGCAGGTCGGCATCGCGGGAAGCACGACCCTGGGACGCTACGTGATGGTGGGAGGCCAGGCTGGTTTAGCTGACCATCTGCAGATCGGCGATCAGGTCATGATCGCGGCAAAATCCGGCGTCACGCGAAGCTTGGAACCGAATCAAATCGTCTCCGGCGCGCCGGTGATGCCGCACACCACATTTTTGAAAGCGCAGGCAGTGATTCCTCAGCTACCCGAGCTCCGCCAAAGGGTCCGCGAACTCGAAGAACGACTGGCGGCCCTCGAGCAGGCGACGAAACCTGCCACGAAGCCCCGCAAGTCCCGCCGTAAGTAA
- a CDS encoding response regulator: MPKILIADDSIAVRKVAERLLTEAGMGVTLAANGSEALALLAKDRPDLIVSDVIMPDKSGYEVCAYIRGQANLADLPVLLISGIVNDEVSRQAETCKADGVLKKPFQGSSLKDRVLDLLTKRPHKPVPLSEAPQLDVILEPPASEPVTAAQVLSVQQETVPILQDRAEEHQSSEFVTMNVPEPVVLPLSHHLSVDETPIHQSAEPVVSTQADERYHALLAQRDARIAELEGQLVAERQANLEQMRQIQQALHEQREQGEAMTLRVQVLEQRLADERAQQATLTQQLEDMSRQAHRVGELESALAEERHRVEHLSQQVSDATHHAARIAELEAHLEAEREAANQLVQQITSLEHVEDRVRELERTLSAEREECEAHRGARAQLENVAAMVPILEEAGEKARAQVLELEGALSAERESGAILLAQVKQLEEGAARVQELEQALAGEQERSQQLVQRTAEAEQLADQSTRRFEDLARKLGEIAGLASQLGAGKR; the protein is encoded by the coding sequence ATGCCAAAGATCTTGATCGCCGACGACAGCATCGCGGTTCGTAAGGTAGCCGAACGCCTTTTGACTGAGGCCGGAATGGGAGTCACTCTGGCGGCAAACGGGTCCGAAGCACTCGCGCTGCTGGCGAAAGACCGTCCGGACTTGATTGTCTCCGACGTGATCATGCCCGACAAAAGCGGATATGAAGTATGTGCCTACATCCGCGGGCAGGCGAATCTGGCGGATTTGCCGGTTCTGCTGATCAGCGGAATCGTGAACGACGAGGTGTCACGACAAGCAGAAACCTGCAAGGCTGATGGGGTGTTGAAGAAACCGTTCCAGGGCTCCTCGTTGAAGGATCGCGTGCTGGATTTGCTGACCAAGCGGCCGCACAAACCTGTCCCGCTGTCCGAGGCCCCTCAGCTGGACGTCATCCTGGAGCCGCCGGCCAGTGAACCGGTGACAGCGGCGCAGGTTCTTTCCGTCCAGCAAGAAACTGTCCCAATTCTTCAGGATCGTGCGGAAGAACACCAGTCATCTGAGTTCGTCACAATGAATGTGCCGGAGCCGGTGGTGTTGCCCTTGAGCCATCACCTGTCTGTTGACGAAACCCCCATCCATCAGAGTGCTGAACCCGTCGTATCCACTCAGGCCGATGAACGGTATCATGCGCTGTTGGCTCAGCGTGATGCCAGAATTGCCGAACTCGAAGGACAGCTCGTGGCGGAACGCCAGGCGAATCTTGAGCAAATGCGCCAGATTCAGCAAGCATTACACGAGCAACGGGAACAGGGTGAGGCCATGACCTTGCGCGTGCAAGTGTTAGAGCAGCGCCTGGCGGATGAACGTGCGCAGCAGGCCACCTTGACTCAACAACTGGAAGACATGTCGAGGCAAGCCCATCGAGTCGGAGAATTGGAGTCTGCACTGGCCGAGGAGCGGCACCGTGTGGAGCACTTGTCACAACAAGTATCCGATGCGACGCATCATGCGGCGAGGATCGCAGAGTTAGAGGCGCACCTCGAGGCGGAGCGGGAGGCCGCAAACCAATTGGTCCAACAGATTACGAGCCTGGAACACGTGGAAGATCGTGTGCGCGAGTTGGAGCGGACGCTCTCGGCGGAGCGCGAGGAGTGCGAGGCGCATCGGGGCGCGCGCGCGCAATTGGAGAACGTGGCCGCCATGGTACCCATCCTGGAAGAAGCCGGGGAAAAGGCGCGTGCGCAAGTACTGGAATTGGAAGGGGCGTTGTCGGCGGAACGTGAATCAGGTGCCATCCTGCTGGCGCAAGTCAAACAGCTGGAAGAAGGAGCCGCGCGCGTTCAGGAATTGGAACAGGCGTTGGCTGGCGAACAGGAGCGGTCGCAGCAGCTGGTGCAACGCACGGCAGAGGCGGAGCAGCTGGCCGATCAATCGACTCGTCGATTCGAAGACCTCGCGAGGAAGTTGGGCGAAATCGCCGGTCTCGCCTCTCAGCTCGGTGCCGGCAAGCGGTAG
- a CDS encoding Hpt domain-containing protein: MSADFDRDQLLDIFVAEAGDDMAQFWKALHPEGKAVPAPADVANLHTVGHKLKGAALLYGFPGLGRLGALLEETLERVGEIAPDTWPLALQVMREIVDSFRTQVAHIGRGGGEDDSVVEGFVRRCAELLPMAAVEAAADSVQAVAGPSDDYLIPVIDDEVLSYFSPEAEDYLNTIQTLLRRLEQDLADVDTIHQLYRVAHTLKGSAYTVGCQVVGDVAYPLETCMTAVREGNAGMAPHWIATIRHAVDVMRALMARDPKQLPKLRQDVPCILTMLRDLQHGQGQSSGHEKAGESQDQLSSPVAPTPAAESPLPVQSAAANHEEELSEAYLVPSLDAEVISYFAPEAQEYLDSLETDLLRVDKDAANPDTIHQLFRTAHTLKGSAYTVGFHSIGDLTHHIEDFMGAVREGRLEFRPGHTDVLLRAIDVIRSLMRRDPSVLSRTRQRFAASLLELTSLGGASPMMDSVPESSQRVAEAMSQAEASEHDGAESVTSGEGKPGEEREVIRVSRDRLERLLNLVGELVIDRGRLEQRLRTLNQLAMQVLANKNRLTDAVRTFEDKHTFSFQPSPAPAEGAMPPEVSGISDFGSLEFDRYDDFNILARRISEVTADISESMAQLSGSIHRAQDDMGSLQQLTLSMRDEIARARMVPIGTPFTRFRRAAREMARATGKEVNLVTSGEHTEIDTGVVERLVDPLVHLVRNAVYHGIEPATVRVAQGKPSAGTIYLHAAHRGNSVLIEVEDDGVGLDLAKIRAKAVKLGLVRQDVAETLPESEVIKFIFLPGFSTADAVGGQAGRGVGMDVVKRVIETMNGHIEVESVYGQGTKFTMHLPLTLLIATALLVRVGGERYAIPLPSVREVTMSASSMVQQMGDRSVLQIGDEAIEIYPLASLIRREAGTIHGVSPVVVVRTSTGVLGCAVDELLGRQEIVIKSLGGLKPYERSVFGGATIDPEGRVILVLDVSRLTTREYHDPLSHTHALGLAGNAEPPSTPDSAQPTATQLPLLLIDDSLSIRKFVGRMLESAGYRVDTATDGEEGCRKAMVQAYQLIITDLEMPKLNGYEVIQALRARPQTHSTPILVMTTRAGEKHRQMAVSVGASGYIAKPVEERALIQEVRKWAGREAGVEK, encoded by the coding sequence ATGAGCGCTGACTTTGATCGCGACCAGCTGTTGGACATCTTCGTCGCTGAAGCCGGTGACGATATGGCGCAGTTCTGGAAGGCCTTGCACCCAGAGGGGAAGGCGGTTCCTGCCCCTGCCGACGTCGCGAATTTGCACACGGTCGGACATAAATTGAAGGGGGCAGCGCTGCTGTACGGGTTTCCAGGCCTCGGTCGACTGGGCGCCTTGCTGGAGGAGACTCTGGAGCGAGTCGGGGAGATTGCTCCCGACACATGGCCCCTGGCCCTGCAGGTGATGCGTGAGATCGTCGACTCCTTCAGGACGCAAGTCGCACACATCGGGCGTGGAGGAGGGGAAGACGATTCCGTGGTCGAGGGATTTGTCCGTCGCTGTGCCGAGCTGCTGCCTATGGCGGCAGTGGAGGCCGCAGCAGATTCGGTCCAAGCCGTGGCTGGGCCCTCCGACGACTATCTTATCCCGGTCATCGATGACGAAGTCTTGTCCTACTTCTCTCCCGAAGCGGAAGATTATCTCAACACCATTCAGACGCTGCTCCGGCGGTTGGAGCAAGACCTGGCGGATGTCGATACGATCCATCAGTTGTACCGAGTCGCACACACGCTCAAGGGATCTGCCTATACGGTCGGATGTCAAGTGGTGGGGGATGTGGCCTATCCTCTCGAAACCTGTATGACCGCGGTCCGTGAAGGAAACGCCGGTATGGCGCCGCATTGGATTGCAACGATTCGGCATGCCGTGGACGTCATGCGGGCATTGATGGCGAGAGACCCGAAGCAGTTGCCGAAGTTACGACAGGACGTCCCCTGTATCCTGACCATGCTGCGAGACTTGCAGCATGGTCAGGGCCAGTCCAGCGGTCACGAAAAAGCCGGAGAGTCGCAGGATCAGCTCTCTTCGCCGGTGGCGCCGACACCAGCAGCTGAATCACCATTGCCTGTCCAATCTGCGGCGGCGAATCACGAAGAAGAACTTTCCGAGGCCTACTTGGTGCCGTCGCTCGATGCGGAGGTCATTTCGTACTTCGCTCCGGAAGCTCAGGAGTATCTGGACAGTCTTGAGACCGATCTGTTGCGAGTGGACAAGGATGCGGCCAACCCAGACACGATCCATCAGTTATTTCGCACGGCTCACACGTTGAAGGGATCCGCCTATACCGTCGGTTTTCACTCGATCGGAGACCTGACTCATCACATCGAAGATTTCATGGGTGCGGTTCGTGAGGGGCGTCTAGAGTTTCGTCCCGGCCATACGGATGTGTTACTGCGTGCGATCGATGTGATCCGAAGCCTCATGCGTCGTGATCCGTCCGTCCTGAGTCGAACCAGACAGCGGTTCGCAGCGTCGTTACTGGAACTGACGAGCTTGGGCGGGGCCTCCCCAATGATGGATTCTGTGCCGGAATCTTCGCAGAGAGTTGCCGAGGCGATGTCTCAGGCTGAGGCTTCTGAACACGACGGCGCGGAATCGGTCACATCAGGGGAAGGAAAACCGGGAGAAGAGCGAGAGGTGATCCGAGTCAGTCGCGATCGCCTGGAACGTCTGTTGAATCTGGTCGGCGAATTGGTCATCGATCGAGGCCGTCTCGAACAACGTCTACGGACGTTGAATCAATTGGCCATGCAAGTCTTGGCCAACAAGAACCGTTTGACCGATGCGGTGCGCACCTTTGAGGATAAACATACCTTTTCATTCCAGCCGTCTCCGGCGCCTGCCGAGGGGGCAATGCCTCCTGAGGTGTCGGGCATCAGCGATTTCGGCAGCCTGGAGTTTGATCGGTACGACGACTTCAATATTCTCGCACGCCGAATCAGCGAAGTGACCGCCGATATCTCCGAATCCATGGCACAGCTTTCCGGATCGATCCACCGCGCGCAAGACGACATGGGGTCCTTACAGCAACTGACCCTGAGCATGCGAGATGAAATCGCCCGCGCGCGTATGGTGCCGATCGGGACACCCTTTACCCGGTTTCGTCGTGCTGCTCGGGAAATGGCCAGAGCCACGGGGAAGGAGGTCAATTTAGTGACCTCCGGTGAACATACCGAAATCGATACCGGTGTCGTGGAGCGGTTGGTCGATCCGTTGGTTCATCTGGTGCGAAATGCGGTGTATCACGGTATCGAACCGGCGACCGTCCGTGTTGCGCAGGGGAAACCCTCCGCAGGCACGATATATCTTCACGCCGCCCATCGAGGCAACTCGGTGCTGATTGAAGTTGAGGACGATGGGGTCGGACTCGACCTCGCCAAGATCCGAGCGAAAGCGGTGAAATTGGGGTTGGTGAGGCAGGACGTCGCCGAGACACTTCCCGAGAGCGAAGTGATCAAATTCATCTTCTTGCCGGGTTTCTCCACCGCTGATGCCGTCGGCGGGCAGGCGGGACGCGGCGTCGGTATGGATGTGGTGAAGCGCGTTATCGAGACAATGAACGGCCACATCGAAGTGGAGTCGGTGTACGGGCAGGGCACGAAATTTACGATGCATCTGCCGCTCACCTTGTTGATCGCCACGGCGCTGCTGGTGCGGGTCGGCGGTGAGCGATACGCGATTCCACTTCCGAGCGTGAGAGAAGTCACGATGTCTGCCTCGTCGATGGTGCAGCAGATGGGGGATCGCTCCGTTCTGCAGATCGGTGACGAAGCGATTGAGATCTATCCGCTGGCAAGTCTCATCCGCCGTGAGGCAGGCACCATTCATGGAGTGTCGCCTGTGGTCGTCGTGCGTACCTCAACCGGGGTGCTCGGGTGCGCGGTGGACGAGCTGCTGGGGCGACAGGAAATCGTCATTAAATCTCTGGGCGGACTGAAACCGTATGAGCGATCGGTGTTTGGCGGTGCCACGATTGACCCGGAAGGCCGGGTGATTCTGGTGTTGGACGTCAGCCGTCTGACGACGCGCGAGTATCATGACCCGTTGTCACACACCCACGCCTTGGGCCTGGCGGGCAATGCGGAGCCACCGTCTACGCCCGATTCCGCACAGCCCACCGCAACTCAATTGCCGCTCCTGTTGATCGACGACTCGCTCAGCATCAGAAAGTTTGTCGGTCGAATGCTGGAGTCTGCCGGGTACAGGGTGGACACGGCAACCGACGGCGAAGAGGGCTGCCGCAAAGCCATGGTGCAGGCGTATCAACTGATCATTACCGATCTCGAAATGCCGAAACTGAATGGCTATGAAGTAATTCAGGCTCTTCGCGCAAGGCCTCAGACCCACAGCACGCCGATTTTGGTCATGACCACCCGCGCAGGAGAAAAACATCGCCAGATGGCCGTTAGTGTCGGTGCGTCCGGCTATATTGCCAAACCGGTCGAAGAGCGGGCCTTAATTCAAGAAGTTCGCAAGTGGGCGGGGCGTGAAGCCGGGGTCGAAAAATAG
- a CDS encoding chemotaxis protein CheW, with the protein MTTRATGEGRPQHMVVFSVAGKRLAARTEEIAGVMPWPGAIEVPSETPFVTSLVRQEKGCLPVFDLAAKFERTMREGEFLCLVVKHVDGPLAICIDAEVPSLQMVPRSSMQHQIVDDPDCAGLCVVGGEQLPIINLATLGVSSSRHAG; encoded by the coding sequence GTGACGACACGAGCGACGGGAGAGGGGCGTCCTCAGCATATGGTCGTGTTTTCAGTAGCTGGGAAACGTCTGGCCGCGAGGACTGAAGAGATCGCTGGAGTCATGCCCTGGCCCGGCGCAATTGAGGTCCCGAGTGAGACACCATTCGTCACCTCGCTGGTCAGGCAGGAGAAGGGGTGTCTGCCCGTGTTTGACCTGGCGGCGAAGTTCGAACGAACGATGCGAGAAGGCGAGTTCTTGTGTTTGGTCGTGAAACATGTGGACGGCCCGCTGGCCATTTGCATCGATGCCGAAGTGCCATCGCTGCAGATGGTGCCGCGCTCGTCCATGCAACACCAAATCGTCGACGATCCAGACTGTGCAGGATTGTGTGTCGTCGGCGGCGAACAGCTTCCTATCATCAACCTGGCAACCCTTGGGGTTTCATCGAGCCGTCATGCTGGATGA
- a CDS encoding HD domain-containing phosphohydrolase, producing the protein MEQHHYRQAEAALAKVAAAVQQHEDVDLSELTQLASAIIDALHTSDQLVVEALSSPPGPPLITNLINVSILATKVGTGLGYYGAELQRLALAGLVHDIGIFAVPQQVLTKTGRLTAEERGLVEQHPRMGHDVIERLGVDYAWLAEVVLQAHERGKGQGYPRRLKGREINELAQIIGLVDIFDALVSPRPYRRRLLPHEAVRELLTTERTAFPREIMKALVEQLSVYPLGTRVRLSSGEEGVVVRITACYPSRPVVRVMVSENTSSSEPPRLIDLSLHPHVSVVETVEPPALERVTFESVPSATTAPAGPTNASDQFAALLESLDAIAGVIQAAVDQPATRQAAPRASSGAATMDATIPVRREILGLFVLEAREWLNQIQTALERLDTTSEQARRAQVSTILWQSVGNLARSAATVGLTGVEEMATRLLPLLQAAAKHERAVAAHHVAALREGLLEISKTVHELEPISEKVQPLADTGEQGSGSEEGQRQTPPLMVEAPSEPIQTAPPAPQRTAALPILDALRQLHLARGRSREPVRDVLAAVIYRAEGEIAGGAKTVDARAIGRMLDELDKLDERFLAHMQVRVPMVIETLRRIARASEERRLPPQALEPIFDEIDMLSGAAEQVSAENIHLFLQGLRTFLRVTAQHKPAAIRERLAAVEERLATLVPLAQQWVDVGRVERAAIFDILPMD; encoded by the coding sequence ATGGAACAGCATCACTACCGGCAAGCAGAGGCAGCGCTTGCCAAGGTCGCCGCCGCTGTCCAACAGCATGAAGACGTCGACCTCTCCGAGCTCACTCAACTGGCTTCCGCCATCATTGATGCACTTCACACAAGTGACCAATTAGTTGTTGAGGCATTGTCCAGCCCGCCCGGCCCTCCGCTGATCACCAATCTCATCAACGTCAGCATCTTGGCCACAAAAGTCGGCACCGGTCTTGGGTATTATGGTGCCGAGCTGCAACGACTGGCGTTGGCCGGCCTGGTACACGACATCGGAATTTTTGCCGTTCCTCAGCAGGTACTTACCAAAACAGGGCGGTTGACGGCCGAGGAGCGGGGCCTCGTCGAGCAGCATCCCCGCATGGGACATGACGTCATTGAACGGCTCGGTGTGGACTATGCGTGGTTGGCCGAAGTCGTGTTGCAGGCCCATGAGCGAGGGAAGGGGCAGGGGTATCCCCGCCGCTTGAAGGGACGAGAGATCAACGAATTAGCTCAAATTATCGGCCTGGTGGATATCTTTGATGCATTGGTCAGCCCGCGTCCGTATCGTCGGCGCCTGCTGCCGCACGAGGCCGTGCGTGAGTTGCTCACGACGGAACGCACCGCCTTTCCCAGGGAAATCATGAAAGCCTTGGTCGAACAGTTGTCGGTCTATCCGCTCGGCACCAGGGTGCGGCTCAGCAGCGGGGAGGAAGGGGTGGTGGTGCGTATTACCGCCTGCTACCCTTCGCGCCCGGTGGTACGTGTGATGGTCTCAGAGAACACTTCGAGCTCCGAACCGCCGCGCCTCATTGATTTGAGTCTGCACCCCCATGTGTCGGTGGTTGAAACCGTAGAGCCGCCGGCCCTGGAGCGCGTCACATTCGAATCTGTGCCGTCCGCCACGACAGCGCCTGCCGGGCCGACCAATGCGTCAGACCAATTCGCCGCCTTGCTGGAAAGCCTTGATGCCATTGCAGGTGTCATACAGGCTGCTGTGGATCAACCTGCGACTCGACAGGCCGCACCACGGGCTTCGTCAGGCGCAGCGACAATGGATGCCACGATTCCGGTCCGAAGGGAGATTCTCGGTCTGTTTGTGTTGGAAGCCAGGGAGTGGCTCAATCAAATTCAGACGGCGTTGGAACGACTGGATACCACGAGTGAACAGGCGCGTCGTGCGCAGGTGTCGACGATTCTCTGGCAAAGTGTCGGCAATCTGGCGCGTTCCGCCGCGACCGTCGGCTTGACCGGCGTGGAAGAGATGGCGACCAGGCTGCTCCCGCTCCTGCAGGCGGCGGCCAAACATGAGCGGGCCGTGGCAGCCCATCATGTTGCCGCTCTACGAGAAGGGTTGTTGGAGATCAGCAAGACAGTGCATGAACTGGAGCCGATCTCGGAGAAGGTCCAACCACTTGCCGATACGGGCGAACAAGGGTCAGGAAGTGAAGAGGGGCAGAGGCAGACTCCGCCCTTGATGGTGGAAGCCCCGAGCGAACCGATTCAGACAGCACCTCCGGCGCCTCAGCGAACTGCAGCGTTGCCCATTCTGGATGCGTTGCGACAATTGCATCTGGCTCGTGGCCGCTCGCGAGAACCGGTACGGGATGTGCTGGCGGCGGTGATTTATCGAGCAGAGGGAGAGATCGCCGGTGGAGCAAAGACGGTGGATGCGCGGGCCATCGGCCGGATGCTGGATGAGTTAGACAAGTTGGACGAGCGGTTTCTCGCGCACATGCAGGTCCGAGTACCAATGGTGATCGAAACGCTCCGTCGTATCGCGCGTGCCAGCGAGGAACGCCGCTTGCCACCGCAGGCGTTGGAGCCGATTTTTGACGAGATTGATATGCTGTCCGGTGCGGCAGAACAGGTCTCGGCGGAGAATATCCACCTCTTCCTGCAGGGGCTGCGAACCTTTCTGCGTGTGACTGCACAACACAAGCCGGCTGCGATCCGTGAACGCTTGGCAGCCGTGGAAGAACGACTGGCCACGCTGGTTCCCCTCGCTCAGCAATGGGTAGATGTCGGACGGGTGGAGCGAGCGGCCATTTTCGACATCCTTCCGATGGACTAA
- the fabF gene encoding beta-ketoacyl-ACP synthase II, whose product MSTRVVITGLGVVSPIGIGVPQFWKAALEGRSGISAIPSFDPFPLEGYRSRIAGRIVDFSPDQHLPAGQGDRVDRYAQFALVAAKEALADADFKMNREDPHRVGVIVGAGMGGMVMGEREITQLYEQKRPHRVHPNFIPVITLNSASGIVAVAYGAKGPNLTISTACSSSAHALGQAMHAIRAGTADAVIVVGADASITPLVFAGFCSLRALSTKYNDAPEKASRPFDRGRDGFVMGEGAGALILESLPHAKKRKARIYAEVAGYAATSEAHHMVIPREDGEEVATTMRLALKDAGVTPAHVDYINAHATSTTVGDAVEVKAIRLVFKSRADKLAVNATKSLVGHTLGAAGSLAGVVSALTLTSGQVHPTLNLDDPDPACALAGLSKNPQTRKAKVALINAFGFGSNNAAVVLKAVSS is encoded by the coding sequence ATGTCGACGAGGGTCGTGATCACAGGGCTGGGAGTCGTCTCCCCCATCGGCATTGGGGTGCCGCAGTTCTGGAAAGCGGCGCTGGAAGGCCGATCCGGAATTTCCGCCATTCCCTCCTTCGATCCGTTTCCGCTGGAAGGCTATCGGTCGCGCATTGCGGGGCGCATCGTCGACTTCTCGCCAGACCAGCATCTCCCCGCCGGCCAGGGCGATCGTGTGGATCGTTATGCCCAGTTCGCACTCGTGGCCGCCAAGGAAGCGCTCGCCGATGCCGACTTCAAGATGAACCGCGAAGACCCGCACCGGGTGGGCGTGATCGTCGGCGCCGGTATGGGCGGAATGGTGATGGGCGAACGCGAGATCACCCAACTCTATGAACAGAAACGTCCCCACCGGGTGCATCCGAATTTTATCCCGGTCATCACGCTGAACTCCGCCTCCGGGATCGTGGCCGTGGCCTATGGGGCGAAAGGTCCGAACCTTACGATTTCCACCGCCTGCTCCTCGAGTGCCCATGCCTTGGGACAGGCCATGCATGCCATTCGCGCCGGCACGGCCGATGCCGTGATCGTGGTCGGCGCAGACGCCAGCATTACCCCTCTGGTGTTCGCCGGATTTTGCTCGCTTCGGGCCCTCTCCACGAAGTATAACGATGCCCCGGAGAAAGCCTCGCGTCCCTTCGACCGTGGACGAGACGGGTTCGTCATGGGTGAAGGCGCCGGAGCCTTGATCCTCGAATCGTTGCCCCACGCCAAGAAACGCAAGGCCAGGATATATGCCGAAGTGGCCGGGTATGCCGCGACGAGCGAGGCCCATCACATGGTCATTCCCCGGGAGGATGGTGAGGAAGTCGCCACGACCATGCGGCTGGCACTGAAGGATGCGGGCGTGACGCCGGCGCACGTCGATTACATCAACGCCCACGCGACGTCGACCACGGTCGGCGATGCGGTGGAAGTCAAGGCTATCCGCCTGGTCTTTAAATCACGCGCGGACAAACTCGCCGTGAACGCCACCAAGTCGCTGGTGGGCCATACCCTCGGCGCGGCCGGCTCACTCGCCGGAGTGGTCTCCGCCCTCACGCTCACGAGCGGACAGGTGCATCCCACGCTCAACCTGGACGATCCTGACCCGGCTTGCGCCCTAGCGGGCCTGTCGAAGAACCCACAGACGCGCAAGGCGAAGGTGGCCCTGATCAATGCATTTGGATTCGGCAGCAACAACGCGGCGGTCGTTTTGAAAGCTGTCTCCTCCTGA
- a CDS encoding chemotaxis protein CheW, producing the protein MGLRRSQAVTLISGEAVRFLVTLIGRSSIALPAQWVRGIVMPTAVGRDGLVTWANVSYEHSDLAGRLKLASHGRSAETRVVLYGHDRQGRSFAVDKVWGLVDVERSLIHPLPAHFRGAERDRLLGFFANHDSVALIANPFWVLDLPNRKQALDVFALRLSEHRPEETDVRLQLPVAMLDAVSIGQVG; encoded by the coding sequence ATGGGGCTCAGGCGAAGTCAGGCAGTCACCTTGATAAGCGGTGAGGCGGTCAGATTTCTGGTGACGCTGATCGGGCGTTCTTCCATCGCGCTCCCTGCGCAGTGGGTCCGGGGCATCGTGATGCCGACGGCTGTAGGACGGGATGGGCTGGTGACCTGGGCCAATGTGTCCTATGAGCACAGTGATCTTGCTGGACGCTTGAAGCTGGCGTCTCACGGTCGGAGCGCGGAGACGAGGGTGGTTTTGTATGGGCACGATCGCCAGGGCAGATCCTTCGCCGTAGACAAGGTGTGGGGATTAGTTGATGTGGAACGAAGCCTGATCCATCCGTTACCGGCGCATTTTCGCGGTGCAGAGCGGGATCGATTGCTGGGATTCTTTGCCAATCATGACTCTGTCGCCCTGATTGCCAACCCATTCTGGGTGCTCGATCTCCCGAATCGGAAACAGGCACTTGATGTGTTTGCGTTGCGGCTGTCAGAACACCGGCCAGAGGAGACGGATGTCCGCCTCCAGTTACCGGTGGCTATGCTTGATGCGGTGTCGATCGGTCAAGTCGGGTAA
- a CDS encoding acyl carrier protein, giving the protein MANTTDVSGKIIQALADYLKRDAASIKPAHHLREDLGLDSMAVIEMLYRIEEAFNLQIPDQDLVGLTTVGHVIDYVQGRVAPTPAKSAAKGTTKTPAKTTAKAVAKKPTAKRSTKSKKA; this is encoded by the coding sequence ATGGCCAACACAACAGACGTTTCCGGCAAGATCATTCAGGCGCTGGCGGATTATCTCAAGCGGGATGCGGCCTCGATCAAGCCGGCGCATCACCTGCGAGAGGATCTTGGATTAGATTCGATGGCAGTCATCGAAATGTTGTATCGAATCGAAGAAGCGTTCAACCTGCAGATTCCCGACCAGGATCTGGTCGGCCTGACCACCGTTGGTCATGTCATCGACTACGTGCAAGGGCGGGTTGCACCCACCCCGGCCAAATCCGCAGCCAAGGGCACTACAAAGACTCCGGCCAAGACCACAGCGAAGGCCGTAGCCAAGAAGCCGACCGCAAAACGCTCGACCAAGAGCAAGAAAGCCTAA